In Spirochaeta lutea, the following proteins share a genomic window:
- the fliF gene encoding flagellar basal-body MS-ring/collar protein FliF, translated as MNEWFKKLVDRIKQQWGKWSLLQKGILLGVVILSITGLILLVTFNASPAAVPVLTRPVTDETLLNRISARLDQEGIRFSVTEDGRVQAPDNATAQEARAILVREDLIPVNTNPWEIFDIERWTITDFERNVNLRRAITDQLTQHIKSLEDIDGANVNLVIPEDSLFAEDQDPVTASVIIVPKPGSDIKENRKKIEGIEKLIQYAVPGLLKEHITITDQTGQTLNDFVALQDFDRLEVNRRELEIKRNIEKQYIQAIKSALGSIFTQDRVEVPNIDVEIDYGNRTIEQEEFFPVVVTPDNPRTPFDETETVLSIERGRQEFSEDFEGNGFNPQGPPGTEGQTPPAYKDLEGLVGRYSRESTTINNEINRKVTNETGSPKIERISVAVALDGVWVKQYDDNGNLQINPDGSIAREYVPISSEQLTSAQQLVESAVGFSQNRGDQVTVRNIQFDRTAEHRAEDAEIARERQVQTVLLWVMVGLASILVIFIVFRLITREIERRRRLREEELARQHQAMREAALRSAEEESAEVEMSVEERARLEMQENAINMAREHPEDVAQLIRTWLLEE; from the coding sequence ATGAACGAATGGTTCAAGAAGCTGGTTGATCGGATAAAACAGCAATGGGGTAAATGGAGCCTACTGCAGAAGGGCATACTCCTTGGTGTTGTTATTCTTTCCATAACCGGCTTAATACTACTCGTTACCTTTAACGCATCTCCGGCCGCCGTGCCCGTGCTTACCCGGCCGGTGACCGATGAGACATTACTCAATCGAATCAGTGCCCGTCTTGATCAGGAAGGCATCCGGTTTTCCGTTACCGAAGACGGTCGAGTGCAAGCACCGGATAACGCCACTGCCCAGGAGGCCCGGGCAATCCTTGTCCGGGAAGACCTCATTCCGGTAAATACCAATCCCTGGGAAATTTTTGACATTGAACGCTGGACCATCACAGACTTTGAACGGAATGTTAATCTGCGAAGAGCCATAACGGATCAGTTGACTCAGCACATCAAGTCCCTAGAGGATATTGATGGGGCTAATGTGAACCTGGTAATCCCCGAGGATTCTCTTTTTGCTGAGGATCAAGATCCGGTGACTGCATCGGTGATTATCGTTCCCAAACCCGGCTCAGACATCAAAGAGAATAGAAAAAAGATCGAAGGCATTGAAAAACTAATTCAATATGCGGTACCAGGCCTGCTGAAGGAGCATATCACCATCACCGATCAAACGGGACAGACCCTGAACGATTTTGTTGCGCTTCAAGACTTTGATCGGTTAGAGGTCAATCGGCGTGAGCTCGAAATTAAGCGGAACATCGAGAAGCAGTACATTCAGGCAATCAAGTCGGCTCTGGGCTCAATCTTTACCCAAGACAGGGTAGAGGTGCCCAACATAGACGTTGAGATTGATTATGGGAATCGAACCATCGAGCAGGAGGAGTTCTTTCCCGTTGTGGTAACCCCGGACAATCCCCGCACCCCTTTCGATGAGACCGAAACAGTCCTCTCTATAGAACGGGGGCGTCAGGAATTTTCCGAGGATTTTGAAGGCAATGGCTTTAATCCTCAGGGACCTCCGGGTACCGAGGGGCAAACCCCCCCGGCTTATAAAGACCTAGAGGGGCTTGTCGGCAGGTATTCCCGTGAAAGTACTACTATTAACAATGAGATAAACCGAAAGGTCACCAACGAGACGGGCAGCCCGAAGATAGAGCGTATTAGTGTAGCCGTGGCCTTGGACGGTGTCTGGGTGAAGCAGTACGATGATAACGGAAACCTTCAGATTAATCCTGATGGGAGCATTGCCCGGGAGTATGTACCCATCAGCTCGGAGCAGTTAACCTCGGCTCAACAGCTTGTTGAAAGCGCTGTTGGATTTTCCCAGAACCGGGGGGACCAGGTAACCGTACGGAATATTCAGTTTGACCGGACTGCAGAACATAGAGCAGAGGATGCAGAGATAGCCCGGGAGCGCCAGGTACAGACAGTTCTGCTCTGGGTAATGGTCGGTCTCGCGTCAATTTTAGTGATTTTCATTGTCTTTAGGCTCATCACCCGAGAAATTGAACGGCGCCGACGGCTGCGGGAGGAAGAGCTTGCCCGGCAGCATCAGGCCATGCGGGAAGCAGCCCTGCGGAGTGCGGAAGAAGAGAGTGCAGAGGTTGAGATGTCAGTTGAGGAACGGGCACGCCTTGAGATGCAGGAGAACGCGATCAATATGGCCAGAGAGCATCCTGAGGATGTTGCACAGCTGATTCGCACCTGGCTATTAGAGGAGTAA
- the fliG gene encoding flagellar motor switch protein FliG: MAKASHQAGTSPGSPGKRGKRELNGRQKAAVFLVTLGSEISSEIFKHLREDEIETLTFEIARLETIESEERDQVLHEFQELMMAQDFITTGGIDYARELLEKSLGSQKAVDIINRLTSSLQVRPFDFIRRTDPTHLLNFIQQEHPQTIALILAYLEPAKASIILGSLPHDIQSDVAKRIATMDRTSPEVLREVERVLEKKLSTLSSEDYTAAGGVESIVEILNLVDRSTEKTIIESLEEEDPELAEDIKKRMFVFEDIVMLDDRAIQKVLREVDTSELAKALKSVDTEVQDKIFRNMSKRAATLLKEDMEYMGPIRMKDVEEAQQKIVSIIRKLEESGEIVVARAGEDELVV; the protein is encoded by the coding sequence ATGGCAAAAGCGTCCCATCAGGCTGGTACGAGTCCTGGAAGCCCTGGAAAACGAGGTAAACGTGAGCTGAACGGGCGACAGAAAGCGGCAGTTTTCTTGGTAACCCTGGGTTCAGAAATATCATCCGAGATTTTTAAACACCTTCGTGAGGATGAGATAGAGACTCTAACTTTTGAGATCGCCCGGTTAGAAACTATTGAGTCGGAAGAGCGGGATCAGGTTCTCCATGAGTTTCAAGAGCTCATGATGGCTCAGGATTTTATTACTACCGGTGGAATTGACTACGCCCGGGAGCTGTTAGAAAAAAGTCTTGGCTCCCAAAAGGCGGTGGATATTATTAACCGGCTTACATCATCACTACAGGTTCGGCCCTTCGACTTTATCCGCCGGACCGATCCTACTCACCTGTTGAACTTCATCCAACAGGAGCACCCCCAGACGATCGCCTTAATTCTGGCATACCTGGAGCCTGCAAAAGCCTCCATTATTCTGGGATCCCTGCCTCATGATATTCAGTCTGATGTGGCTAAGCGGATTGCAACCATGGATAGAACAAGTCCCGAGGTACTTCGGGAGGTTGAACGGGTTCTTGAGAAGAAGCTTTCAACCCTGTCCAGCGAGGACTATACGGCAGCCGGTGGCGTGGAAAGCATAGTAGAAATCCTGAACCTGGTAGACCGTTCAACCGAAAAGACCATCATTGAGTCTTTAGAAGAAGAAGACCCTGAACTTGCCGAAGATATTAAAAAGCGGATGTTCGTCTTCGAAGATATTGTTATGCTGGACGATCGTGCGATTCAGAAGGTGCTCCGGGAGGTAGACACCTCCGAATTAGCCAAGGCATTAAAGTCTGTGGACACCGAGGTTCAGGATAAGATTTTCAGGAATATGTCCAAGCGGGCAGCTACCCTTCTCAAGGAAGACATGGAATACATGGGGCCCATTCGGATGAAGGATGTAGAGGAAGCACAGCAGAAAATCGTGTCTATAATCCGGAAGCTGGAAGAGTCCGGAGAGATTGTTGTTGCCCGGGCGGGGGAAGACGAGCTGGTTGTTTAG
- the fliH gene encoding flagellar assembly protein FliH, translating into MAKNLFRGGEVKFTNEKVHISPPEIMIRQQHQAQRQAVIREAEAYDGPTADDLRREAEAFKEQWDAQRERLIEDAKQEAQRIIQEAEEHAFEEVKKKNDKALAIKQEAEQEAEKMLNSAKDEATRLVDEANREAEDIREAAKKEGYQIGFSQGYEKGEEEVNRVVERVHLILTKAIDRRNEIIEESEGQLIQLVLQIAKKVIKVLSENQKNIVVNNIVQALRKLKSKADVIIRVNLLDLKTTTAHTKELIAKFERVSSITVMEDSTVGPGGCIIETDFGQIDARISSQLREIEEKILELTPISAQKKPVGT; encoded by the coding sequence ATGGCAAAAAACCTATTTAGGGGTGGAGAGGTAAAGTTTACCAATGAAAAGGTACATATCTCTCCTCCCGAAATAATGATCAGACAGCAACACCAGGCTCAACGACAAGCGGTTATCCGAGAGGCTGAAGCCTATGACGGACCTACTGCGGATGATCTGCGTAGGGAAGCCGAAGCGTTTAAAGAGCAGTGGGATGCCCAGCGGGAACGGCTAATTGAAGATGCCAAACAGGAAGCCCAGCGTATAATCCAGGAAGCTGAAGAACACGCCTTTGAGGAAGTTAAGAAAAAAAATGATAAAGCCCTGGCAATAAAGCAGGAAGCCGAGCAAGAGGCTGAAAAGATGCTCAATTCTGCGAAGGATGAGGCTACCCGGTTAGTGGATGAAGCTAATCGGGAGGCTGAAGATATCCGTGAAGCCGCAAAGAAAGAAGGGTATCAGATCGGGTTTTCCCAGGGATATGAAAAGGGCGAGGAAGAAGTCAACCGGGTGGTTGAGCGTGTGCATCTCATCCTTACTAAAGCTATCGACCGGCGCAACGAGATCATCGAAGAATCAGAAGGGCAGTTAATACAACTGGTGCTGCAAATCGCTAAAAAGGTTATCAAGGTTCTTTCAGAGAACCAAAAAAATATTGTAGTCAACAATATCGTTCAAGCCCTACGCAAACTAAAGAGTAAGGCGGATGTAATAATCCGTGTGAATCTCCTAGACCTTAAGACAACCACGGCCCATACCAAAGAACTGATTGCCAAGTTTGAACGTGTTTCGAGCATCACGGTGATGGAAGATTCTACGGTTGGTCCCGGCGGTTGCATAATTGAAACGGATTTTGGTCAAATAGACGCGAGAATTTCCAGTCAGCTCAGGGAAATTGAAGAAAAAATCTTGGAATTAACCCCAATCAGCGCCCAGAAAAAACCTGTAGGTACCTAG
- a CDS encoding FliI/YscN family ATPase, whose protein sequence is MPLFTKYNEVVDDIDPIKYVGRVERVRGLLIESSGPTTTVGELCQIILEKKGTSIWAEVVGLHGHTVQLMPFSDLEGVEIGSPVVGTGNPLSAPVTEKLLGRVIDSMGRPMDGLGELGSTENYPCTNIPPSALDRSPIRNQIGTGIRAIDGMLPTGKGQRLGIFAGSGVGKSTLLGMIARNTNADVNVIALIGERGREVQEFIANDLGPEGLARSVLIVSTGDTPPLSRLRGAYMATAVAEYFRDQGQDVMLLFDSVTRFARAQREIGLSIGEAPATRGYPPSVFSTLPRLLERCGTSDKGTITGFYTILVDGDDMDEPIADTVRGILDGHLVLSRKLAEAYHYPAIDVLGSISRLTPKITNQDQQKAAGILRRHLAVYRDHEDLISIGAYSRGSNPQVDNAIAIYPAIMEFLQQGIEEQSGLDETWNRLFEITGISPQSPATGEKE, encoded by the coding sequence ATGCCGTTGTTCACAAAATACAACGAAGTCGTAGATGATATTGACCCCATTAAGTATGTAGGCCGGGTGGAACGAGTCCGGGGCCTTTTAATTGAGAGTTCCGGGCCTACTACCACGGTGGGAGAGCTCTGTCAGATTATTCTAGAAAAAAAGGGAACCAGTATTTGGGCGGAGGTGGTTGGGCTACACGGACATACCGTTCAGCTCATGCCGTTTTCAGATCTGGAAGGGGTTGAAATCGGTTCCCCTGTGGTGGGTACCGGGAATCCCCTGTCTGCCCCGGTGACCGAGAAACTCCTGGGCCGGGTTATTGATTCCATGGGACGTCCCATGGACGGCCTTGGAGAGTTAGGAAGTACCGAAAACTATCCCTGCACCAACATCCCTCCCTCAGCCCTGGATCGAAGCCCCATCCGCAATCAAATCGGTACCGGTATTCGTGCAATCGACGGGATGCTCCCTACAGGGAAGGGGCAGCGTTTGGGAATTTTCGCCGGCTCAGGGGTTGGGAAGTCTACTCTGCTCGGTATGATTGCCCGGAATACCAATGCTGATGTGAATGTTATTGCCCTTATAGGCGAGCGTGGTAGGGAGGTTCAGGAATTCATAGCCAACGACCTTGGGCCCGAGGGCTTGGCTCGGTCGGTTCTCATCGTGTCCACAGGTGATACCCCGCCCCTCAGCCGGTTACGCGGTGCTTACATGGCCACAGCGGTGGCAGAGTATTTTCGCGACCAGGGACAGGACGTCATGCTACTATTTGATTCAGTAACCCGATTCGCCCGGGCCCAGCGGGAAATAGGGTTATCCATCGGAGAAGCTCCTGCTACCCGGGGCTATCCACCATCGGTGTTTTCTACCCTTCCTCGGCTATTAGAGCGTTGCGGAACCAGCGACAAGGGAACCATTACGGGTTTTTATACGATCCTGGTGGATGGGGATGATATGGATGAGCCCATCGCAGATACCGTACGGGGTATCCTTGACGGGCATCTGGTGCTTAGCAGGAAGCTGGCCGAGGCCTACCATTACCCAGCCATTGATGTTCTGGGATCCATCAGCCGATTAACTCCGAAGATTACGAACCAAGACCAGCAAAAAGCCGCGGGAATCCTTCGACGGCATTTGGCGGTTTATCGCGATCATGAGGATCTTATTTCCATCGGTGCCTATTCCCGGGGGAGTAATCCCCAGGTGGATAATGCGATCGCGATCTATCCGGCTATTATGGAGTTCCTTCAACAGGGAATCGAGGAGCAGTCTGGACTGGATGAAACCTGGAACCGGCTGTTTGAGATAACCGGTATTTCGCCCCAGAGCCCGGCGACGGGTGAGAAAGAATAG
- the fliJ gene encoding flagellar export protein FliJ, with amino-acid sequence MKRFHFSLETLLSIRQQREQDARLELAGITSECNRLDEQLGVLARERTASVSRGKDDFKEDMMRWYAYRELYLQRLDRRIEEIQEDRAALELRREDAAAAYREAHREAFVLEKLREKRYALYRRESAREEQRSIDDIAGSRYHSGTDL; translated from the coding sequence ATGAAGCGGTTTCATTTTTCCCTGGAGACTCTGCTTTCCATTCGTCAGCAACGGGAACAGGATGCACGCCTGGAACTCGCCGGGATTACCAGCGAGTGTAACCGCTTAGATGAGCAGCTTGGGGTTCTTGCCCGGGAGCGAACCGCCAGTGTTTCCCGGGGAAAAGATGATTTTAAGGAAGATATGATGCGGTGGTATGCCTACCGGGAACTCTATCTGCAGCGCCTAGATCGGCGGATAGAGGAGATTCAGGAAGACCGGGCGGCCCTGGAGCTGCGACGGGAAGATGCGGCAGCTGCATACCGGGAGGCGCATCGGGAGGCATTCGTCTTGGAGAAGCTACGAGAAAAACGATATGCTCTGTACCGCCGGGAATCGGCCAGGGAGGAGCAGCGTTCAATTGATGACATCGCCGGATCGCGGTATCATTCAGGAACTGATCTATGA
- a CDS encoding periplasmic-type flagellar collar protein FlbB, producing MAKFPRARAWPRILLYIALIIVLTLGGIVWFDVLGLIDARAFFRPVLSLVGLAPRATPVPQESEFLLDSMRIQKLDESVNLRIAQLEQNREDLAQEREVFQQQLSELEEREEAQQDREKSFNDRLQEYDNRRANLIRISEDLTSMRPDDAVAILIGYDDQLLIDTLRVTQELADQAGELSLVSVWLSRMPPDRAADIQRKMAIKPPS from the coding sequence TTGGCAAAGTTTCCTAGAGCTCGGGCCTGGCCCCGGATACTCCTATACATAGCCCTGATTATTGTCCTTACCCTGGGTGGGATTGTGTGGTTTGATGTATTAGGCCTCATCGATGCCAGAGCCTTTTTCAGGCCCGTCCTGAGCCTGGTAGGCTTGGCCCCCCGGGCGACACCGGTCCCCCAAGAAAGCGAATTTCTCCTGGATTCTATGAGGATTCAAAAGCTGGACGAATCAGTCAATCTCCGCATAGCACAGCTGGAACAGAACAGGGAAGACCTCGCCCAGGAGCGGGAGGTATTCCAACAACAACTCTCGGAACTCGAAGAACGGGAAGAAGCTCAACAGGATAGAGAAAAATCATTTAATGATCGCCTCCAAGAGTACGACAATAGAAGAGCAAACCTGATCCGAATTTCTGAGGATCTTACCAGTATGCGTCCGGATGACGCCGTTGCCATATTAATCGGTTACGATGACCAGCTGCTTATAGATACCCTACGGGTAACCCAGGAGCTGGCTGATCAGGCCGGTGAATTATCCCTGGTTTCGGTGTGGTTGAGCCGGATGCCTCCCGACCGGGCCGCTGATATTCAGCGGAAGATGGCGATTAAACCGCCGAGTTAG
- a CDS encoding flagellar hook-length control protein FliK, with protein MQIQSWVERLGPTPRLYEVEPVTTQETPFSRMYQTEVESQRHSNPPENKKPDDPHARDSHEPDRPAGAEKERRDTGAEGAGKRKAGDTGAPRSARAENTNAKGDAAEKQPESGDRDGLQAARKVRKSSMGQSEGVSEGQEGKPSAGNDAMDGAGTRGNRKTGSIIRDEASPPKVKAPGLEEKLEAKADSDLPPSVRKPDNHGSQISPSSQVSKNGGKALPVPERESGLQEDAARSQQGVTQPEQILAHQEMPPSRISQNTRGDAGSVTPDASREPIQSHILQTKKTDAPIQPKVSVLDLRTASGRLKALRQEIRFGAGVGTNMRSGMSPSSPRLPMETQGIGMTRGGLGQLGTPVIPGQQAAVSFEGNFGSPVVPEANTGVLGESLIPLRGWMSAGQETVLKGQPKSPMDRLWGRGISEAALTDSSRQDSSLLSREATSRERSVNQVQQSVVQNQPGHAAPGTLGTNIADPESAKQAFTSYLQGAGAYDLVRSAKFVLKDDNRGEIKLILKPEELGEVKISLFLTDNRIEGSVSVENEGVQQAFSQSMESLRKAFAESGFDVLGFDVVVGDAPEKKGEEPRIAQTGNTQEPYTMQINLQV; from the coding sequence GTGCAGATACAATCCTGGGTCGAGCGTTTGGGGCCGACGCCCCGGCTCTATGAAGTAGAGCCCGTAACGACCCAAGAGACGCCATTTTCACGAATGTATCAGACTGAGGTAGAGTCCCAGAGGCATTCGAATCCCCCTGAAAACAAGAAACCAGACGACCCCCATGCACGGGACTCCCATGAACCGGATAGGCCGGCGGGAGCGGAGAAAGAACGCCGCGATACCGGAGCCGAGGGGGCAGGTAAACGGAAGGCTGGGGATACTGGGGCGCCCCGGTCTGCTCGGGCCGAAAACACGAACGCCAAGGGTGACGCTGCAGAGAAGCAGCCGGAGTCTGGGGACCGGGATGGTCTGCAAGCCGCCCGGAAGGTCCGGAAATCCTCCATGGGGCAAAGCGAGGGGGTTTCGGAAGGTCAGGAGGGCAAGCCCAGTGCCGGCAATGACGCAATGGATGGGGCTGGGACCCGGGGAAACCGGAAGACCGGTTCCATAATCCGTGATGAAGCCTCTCCGCCTAAGGTTAAAGCCCCAGGGTTGGAAGAAAAACTTGAGGCTAAGGCGGATTCGGATCTCCCACCGTCGGTTCGAAAACCGGATAACCATGGTTCCCAGATTTCCCCCTCGTCCCAAGTCTCCAAAAATGGGGGGAAGGCTCTCCCTGTGCCTGAAAGAGAATCTGGGCTCCAAGAAGATGCCGCCCGTTCCCAACAGGGGGTTACCCAGCCGGAGCAGATTCTGGCACACCAGGAAATGCCGCCATCCAGGATTTCCCAAAATACCAGGGGAGATGCTGGGTCAGTGACTCCCGATGCCTCCCGAGAACCAATTCAATCACATATCCTGCAAACCAAAAAGACCGATGCCCCGATTCAGCCCAAGGTCAGCGTTCTGGACCTGAGAACCGCCTCGGGACGGCTTAAAGCGCTCCGCCAGGAAATCCGGTTTGGAGCAGGGGTCGGTACCAATATGCGTTCCGGTATGTCTCCCTCATCCCCACGGTTACCCATGGAGACCCAGGGGATCGGAATGACCAGAGGGGGGCTCGGTCAGCTTGGTACACCGGTAATCCCGGGACAGCAGGCTGCTGTATCCTTTGAAGGCAATTTTGGAAGCCCTGTGGTACCCGAGGCTAATACCGGTGTCCTCGGTGAGAGTCTCATTCCCCTGAGAGGATGGATGTCCGCCGGGCAGGAGACGGTATTGAAGGGCCAACCCAAGAGCCCCATGGATCGGTTGTGGGGTAGGGGCATAAGCGAAGCTGCCCTGACTGATTCCAGTAGACAGGACTCTTCATTGTTGAGCCGGGAAGCCACGAGTCGTGAAAGGAGTGTTAACCAGGTGCAGCAGAGTGTGGTGCAGAATCAACCCGGGCATGCCGCACCAGGGACCCTAGGGACCAACATTGCGGATCCCGAGTCGGCGAAACAAGCCTTCACCTCCTATTTGCAGGGAGCAGGCGCCTACGATCTTGTGAGAAGCGCGAAATTCGTACTGAAGGATGACAACCGCGGAGAAATCAAACTCATCCTCAAGCCGGAAGAACTCGGAGAGGTAAAGATTTCCCTTTTTCTTACGGATAATCGTATAGAAGGTTCGGTTTCTGTCGAAAATGAAGGAGTACAGCAGGCATTTAGCCAGAGCATGGAATCCCTTCGCAAGGCTTTTGCTGAAAGCGGATTTGATGTACTGGGTTTTGATGTTGTGGTAGGTGACGCACCGGAGAAGAAGGGTGAAGAGCCTCGAATAGCACAGACGGGGAATACCCAAGAACCCTACACCATGCAGATAAATCTACAGGTATAG
- the flgD gene encoding flagellar hook assembly protein FlgD yields the protein MTEVNQINGTNYAALAETRKTVTVRGNEIPNTLSESERQWADQAVRASNIALQTDGRKINQTMGKDDFMKILITQLQNQDPTKPMEDKEFIAQMAQFSSLEQMTNLSQNFERLSGMLTSGQALSVLGKDVEIVVGEQVVNGTVTEITNGSYPQVLVDGTYYDFSQIERVREQQGGTTL from the coding sequence ATGACTGAAGTTAATCAGATAAACGGTACCAACTATGCTGCATTAGCCGAGACGCGGAAAACGGTAACAGTCCGGGGTAATGAGATCCCCAATACCCTGAGCGAGTCGGAACGGCAGTGGGCGGACCAGGCTGTCCGGGCGTCTAACATCGCCCTGCAGACCGATGGCAGGAAGATAAACCAGACCATGGGTAAGGATGATTTCATGAAAATCCTCATTACCCAGCTGCAGAACCAGGATCCTACTAAGCCCATGGAGGATAAGGAATTCATCGCCCAGATGGCTCAATTCAGTTCTCTTGAGCAGATGACCAATCTCAGCCAAAACTTTGAGCGGTTATCGGGAATGCTGACCTCCGGTCAGGCCTTGTCGGTCCTCGGCAAGGATGTGGAAATTGTCGTGGGCGAGCAGGTGGTGAACGGGACAGTAACCGAGATCACCAATGGATCCTATCCCCAGGTCTTGGTGGACGGAACCTATTACGATTTTAGCCAGATAGAACGGGTAAGGGAACAGCAAGGAGGAACTACACTATGA
- the flgE gene encoding flagellar hook protein FlgE, which translates to MMRSLYAGVSGLQNHQTRMDVIGNNVANVNTTGFKKGRVNFQDLLSQTQAGAARPNERIGGVNPKQVGLGVNIASIDTIHTQGSLQTTGVKTDVAIQGEGFFIFRDGDQSLYSRAGAFSLDAEGTLVNPSNGMRLQGWQAQTVDGQTFVNPSSEIGDLRIPIGSKDPAKATSEVFIASNLNKLTPTIPADNPSAEAVRAGTWQTSYEIFDPFGGNLRLEIDYTRAPEDQGANLWQGTMRLVDQDGNEVPAQLSVGGTANGDGDNTFLIQFDNFGTLESLQNAAGGIDNVDDLQIQVQFQVPETAIPDVVDPEEVNPAFIGAPGDPITQTFNVNLGEVGSFTDSTTQFASESSNKIKRQDGYTMGYLQDFRIDQSGTVTGIFSNGTNRALGQIALASFVNPGGLEKAGENNYVVTINSGEADIGPSGQAGKGKFIAGALEMSNVDLATEFTDMIVTQRGFQSNSKTIQTSDQMLQELLTLKR; encoded by the coding sequence ATGATGCGATCACTGTATGCCGGTGTTTCAGGACTGCAAAATCATCAAACCCGGATGGATGTAATCGGTAACAACGTAGCAAACGTTAATACCACAGGGTTTAAGAAGGGACGGGTTAACTTCCAGGATTTGCTTTCCCAGACCCAGGCAGGGGCTGCGCGGCCCAATGAGCGGATCGGCGGGGTCAATCCGAAGCAGGTTGGTCTCGGTGTAAACATTGCCTCCATCGATACCATTCATACCCAGGGTTCCCTTCAGACCACCGGGGTTAAAACCGATGTCGCCATCCAGGGTGAAGGGTTTTTCATCTTCCGGGACGGGGATCAGAGCCTGTACTCCCGTGCGGGAGCCTTTTCCCTGGACGCCGAGGGAACCTTGGTTAATCCCTCCAATGGAATGCGTCTCCAGGGCTGGCAAGCCCAGACCGTGGACGGGCAGACCTTCGTTAACCCCAGCTCCGAGATCGGAGACTTACGGATTCCCATCGGAAGTAAGGATCCGGCCAAGGCCACCAGCGAGGTGTTTATTGCTAGTAACCTAAATAAGCTAACCCCGACAATTCCGGCGGATAACCCATCAGCCGAAGCCGTCCGGGCGGGAACATGGCAGACCAGCTATGAGATTTTTGATCCCTTCGGGGGAAATCTCCGTTTGGAAATAGACTATACCCGGGCACCGGAAGATCAGGGTGCAAATCTCTGGCAGGGCACCATGCGGCTGGTAGATCAGGATGGCAACGAGGTGCCTGCCCAGTTATCCGTGGGAGGAACCGCGAACGGCGACGGAGATAATACCTTCCTGATACAGTTTGATAACTTCGGAACCCTGGAAAGCCTCCAGAATGCAGCGGGCGGAATTGATAATGTTGACGATTTACAGATTCAGGTGCAGTTTCAGGTGCCGGAAACCGCAATTCCGGATGTAGTTGATCCCGAAGAGGTTAACCCGGCCTTTATCGGTGCCCCCGGCGATCCAATCACCCAGACATTCAATGTGAATCTCGGTGAGGTGGGAAGCTTCACGGACTCAACCACCCAGTTTGCCAGCGAGAGCAGTAACAAGATCAAACGTCAGGACGGCTATACCATGGGGTATCTCCAGGATTTTCGTATCGACCAGAGCGGAACGGTTACGGGAATCTTTTCCAACGGCACAAATCGGGCCTTGGGGCAGATCGCCCTAGCTAGCTTTGTAAATCCCGGGGGATTAGAGAAAGCAGGTGAAAACAATTACGTGGTTACCATCAACTCCGGCGAGGCGGACATTGGTCCCAGCGGTCAGGCTGGGAAGGGTAAGTTCATAGCTGGTGCGCTTGAGATGTCGAACGTGGATCTTGCTACGGAGTTTACGGACATGATCGTTACCCAACGCGGGTTCCAATCAAACTCCAAGACCATACAGACGAGCGACCAAATGCTCCAAGAACTGCTTACCCTCAAGCGATAA
- a CDS encoding flagellar FlbD family protein: protein MVPVTKLNGVLYYVNPHQIEYIESNPDTTLVMLSGKRLIVKESYEDIFQRIVDYRRLIGAFKNEE, encoded by the coding sequence GTGGTACCAGTGACAAAATTGAATGGTGTACTATACTATGTGAACCCGCACCAGATTGAATATATTGAGAGCAATCCCGATACAACCCTGGTCATGCTGTCGGGTAAACGGCTGATTGTGAAAGAAAGCTACGAAGATATTTTTCAGCGCATAGTAGACTACCGCAGGCTTATCGGAGCCTTTAAAAACGAGGAGTAA